A window of the Candidatus Binatia bacterium genome harbors these coding sequences:
- the alaS gene encoding alanine--tRNA ligase, with the protein MTGAQIRTGFLDFFRARGHEVVRGSSLLPDKDPTLLFTNAGMVQFKDVFLGLEARAIPRAASAQRCLRLSGKHNDLEEVGRDTYHHTLFEMLGNWSFGDYYKREAIAWAWELLTKEWQLPKDRLYATVFTTDDEAERWWQRETDIGHDRILRFGEKDNFWEMGDTGPCGPCSEVHIDRGAAACDRQHVAGHRCWVNGGCARYIELWNLVFIQYNRTASGALDELQAKHVDTGAGLERLAAVLQGVPSNYDTDLFRTLIRHTEELARRRYGEDLRADVAFRVIADHSRALSFMIADGVVPSNDGRGYVLRRILRRAARHARDLGFTEPVLWRVTEAVVDSMGAAYPEVVERRDHIEGVIRSEEERFAETLEKGLSLLAHERERLSRRGVHELPGEVAFKLYDTYGFPLDMTQDILREEGYGVDVAGFDAAMDEQRRRARDARKAGAEVGVAHSGNASRFVGDGAVEHESEVLALFYDGTEATEVRDGDAVQVVVAETPFYGESGGQVGDVGWIEAADGAIIDVTDTQKPRADLTVHLGVVRRGVFRAGQRVRLRIDAERRNAARLNHSATHILHAVLRDRLGTQVRQAGSLVAPDRLRFDFTHTHSVDAAALTAIEDETNAYIRANAEVSTEEMSYDDAIRGGALAFFGDKYGDRVRVVRMGDFSIELCGGTHVRRTGDIGVFKLRGESSVAAGVRRIEATTGIGALAAIRERELTLRQLGELVKGSETEVAEKVERLLAQQRELERQLQQLRVQLAGSQSDDLLSQAFVGKNGIRVVTGQVDGADAQRLLEMADTLRRKLGSGVVVLAGGADDRVSLLAAVTKDLAKQVHAGQLIGKLAPIVGGRGGGRPELAQAGGKDAAKIPAVLQAARELLA; encoded by the coding sequence ATCACCGGTGCGCAGATTCGGACGGGATTTCTCGATTTCTTCCGCGCCCGCGGGCACGAGGTGGTGCGCGGCTCGTCGCTGCTCCCGGACAAGGACCCGACGTTGCTGTTTACCAACGCCGGTATGGTGCAATTCAAGGACGTCTTCCTCGGCCTCGAGGCCCGCGCCATCCCCCGCGCCGCGAGTGCCCAGCGCTGCTTGCGACTGAGCGGAAAACACAATGACCTCGAAGAGGTGGGTCGCGACACCTACCACCACACGCTGTTCGAGATGCTCGGCAACTGGTCGTTCGGGGACTATTACAAGCGAGAGGCCATAGCCTGGGCCTGGGAGTTGCTCACCAAGGAGTGGCAGCTCCCGAAAGACCGCCTCTACGCCACCGTGTTTACCACGGACGACGAGGCCGAACGCTGGTGGCAGCGCGAGACGGACATCGGGCACGACCGCATCCTGCGGTTTGGCGAGAAGGACAACTTCTGGGAGATGGGCGACACGGGGCCGTGCGGGCCGTGTTCGGAGGTCCACATCGATCGTGGCGCGGCGGCCTGCGACCGTCAGCACGTCGCCGGCCACCGCTGTTGGGTCAACGGCGGCTGCGCGCGCTACATCGAGCTCTGGAACCTCGTCTTCATCCAATACAACCGCACCGCCTCGGGCGCATTGGACGAGCTGCAAGCGAAGCACGTCGACACCGGCGCCGGCCTCGAACGACTTGCGGCCGTCCTGCAGGGCGTACCGTCGAACTACGATACCGACCTGTTCCGCACTCTCATTCGGCACACCGAGGAACTGGCCCGGCGCCGCTACGGCGAGGACCTGCGCGCCGACGTCGCCTTTCGGGTCATTGCCGACCACTCGCGCGCCCTCAGTTTCATGATCGCCGACGGCGTGGTCCCGAGCAACGACGGGCGCGGTTACGTCCTGCGCCGCATCCTGCGCCGCGCCGCCAGACACGCCCGCGACCTGGGCTTTACCGAGCCCGTCCTGTGGCGGGTCACCGAGGCAGTCGTCGATTCGATGGGTGCGGCGTATCCCGAGGTCGTCGAGCGCCGGGATCACATCGAGGGGGTCATCCGCAGCGAGGAGGAGCGCTTCGCCGAAACCCTGGAGAAGGGGCTCTCCCTGCTGGCGCACGAGCGTGAACGGCTCAGTCGGCGCGGCGTGCACGAACTACCCGGAGAGGTCGCCTTCAAGCTCTACGACACCTACGGCTTTCCGCTCGATATGACGCAGGACATTCTCCGCGAGGAGGGCTACGGGGTCGACGTCGCCGGTTTCGATGCCGCTATGGACGAGCAGCGCCGGCGCGCCCGCGATGCCCGGAAGGCGGGTGCCGAGGTCGGCGTGGCGCACAGCGGCAACGCCTCGCGTTTCGTCGGCGACGGCGCGGTCGAGCACGAGTCCGAGGTCCTTGCGCTCTTCTACGACGGCACCGAGGCGACCGAGGTGCGCGATGGCGACGCGGTTCAGGTCGTCGTTGCCGAGACTCCTTTCTACGGCGAATCGGGCGGTCAGGTCGGTGACGTCGGGTGGATCGAGGCGGCGGACGGGGCGATCATCGACGTGACCGACACGCAAAAGCCCCGCGCCGACCTGACCGTACATCTCGGTGTCGTACGGCGCGGTGTCTTCCGCGCCGGACAGCGGGTGCGGCTGCGCATCGACGCCGAGCGGCGCAATGCGGCGCGCCTGAACCACTCGGCTACGCACATTTTGCACGCTGTCCTGCGCGATCGCCTGGGTACGCAGGTGCGCCAGGCGGGTTCCCTGGTGGCGCCGGACCGTCTGCGATTCGACTTCACCCACACCCACAGCGTCGACGCGGCCGCGCTGACCGCCATCGAGGACGAGACCAACGCTTACATCCGCGCCAACGCCGAGGTCAGCACGGAGGAGATGTCTTACGACGACGCCATCCGCGGCGGTGCTCTGGCGTTTTTCGGGGACAAGTACGGGGACCGTGTGCGCGTGGTGCGCATGGGCGACTTCTCCATCGAGCTGTGCGGCGGGACGCACGTGCGCCGCACCGGGGACATCGGTGTATTCAAGTTGCGTGGCGAGTCGAGCGTTGCCGCCGGCGTACGCCGCATCGAAGCGACGACGGGGATCGGCGCGCTGGCGGCGATCCGCGAACGCGAACTGACGCTGCGCCAGCTTGGCGAGCTGGTGAAGGGCAGCGAAACCGAGGTGGCCGAGAAGGTCGAGCGGTTGCTTGCCCAGCAGCGTGAGCTCGAGCGCCAGCTCCAGCAGTTGCGGGTGCAGCTCGCCGGCTCGCAGAGCGACGACCTGCTCAGTCAGGCGTTCGTGGGCAAGAACGGCATTCGCGTCGTCACCGGGCAGGTCGACGGCGCCGATGCGCAACGGCTCCTCGAGATGGCCGACACGCTGCGCCGGAAGCTCGGCAGCGGAGTTGTCGTTCTCGCCGGCGGCGCCGACGACAGGGTCAGTCTGCTCGCCGCCGTCACCAAGGATCTCGCCAAGCAGGTCCACGCCGGTCAATTGATCGGCAAGCTGGCCCCCATAGTCGGCGGACGCGGCGGCGGCCGGCCGGAGCTGGCGCAGGCGGGCGGTAAGGATGCCGCCAAGATCCCCGCCGTTCTGCAGGCGGCGCGCGAGCTGCTGGCGTGA
- a CDS encoding PhoH family protein codes for MVIAHHSPAGRELQFDDARLLHALLGNNDEHLKAIERVLGVRIGTAGHTLLVSGDEVEAELAARTLTQLYGLLENGYPVYPSDVDYAIRILSRDRAANLRDIFLDTIYISAHKRVITPKSGAQKAYIEAIRNFDIVFGIGPAGTGKTYLAMAMAVAELMRNNFARMILTRPAVEAGEKLGFLPGDLAEKVNPYLRPLYDALHDMVDFDRAQKMLERGAIEVAPLAFMRGRTLNDSFVILDEAQNTTGEQMKMFLTRLGYGSKAVITGDVTQIDLPAGKPSGLKEAQVVLADVPGIRFCEFSERDVVRHRLVQDIITAYDRFEGRREARRTGNDPGPESST; via the coding sequence TTGGTAATCGCCCACCACAGTCCCGCCGGCCGCGAGCTCCAGTTCGACGACGCGCGGTTGCTGCACGCCCTCCTGGGCAACAACGACGAACACCTCAAAGCGATCGAGCGCGTCCTCGGGGTGCGCATCGGTACGGCGGGCCACACGCTGCTCGTCAGCGGCGACGAAGTCGAGGCCGAGCTGGCCGCGCGTACTCTGACCCAGCTCTACGGCCTGCTCGAGAACGGTTACCCCGTCTATCCCAGCGACGTCGACTATGCGATCCGCATCCTGAGCCGCGACCGCGCCGCCAACCTGCGCGACATCTTTCTCGACACCATCTACATCTCCGCCCATAAGCGCGTGATCACGCCGAAGAGCGGCGCGCAGAAAGCGTATATCGAGGCCATCCGCAATTTCGACATCGTCTTCGGCATCGGCCCCGCCGGCACCGGCAAGACCTACCTGGCCATGGCGATGGCCGTGGCGGAACTGATGCGCAACAACTTCGCGCGCATGATCCTCACCCGCCCCGCGGTCGAGGCGGGCGAAAAGCTCGGCTTCCTCCCCGGCGACCTGGCCGAGAAGGTCAATCCGTACCTGCGACCGCTCTATGACGCTCTGCACGACATGGTCGACTTCGACCGGGCTCAAAAGATGCTGGAACGCGGCGCCATCGAGGTGGCGCCGCTGGCATTCATGCGCGGTCGTACCCTGAACGACTCGTTCGTCATCCTCGACGAGGCGCAGAACACGACCGGGGAGCAGATGAAGATGTTTCTCACCCGGCTCGGCTACGGATCGAAAGCGGTGATCACCGGCGACGTGACGCAGATCGACCTGCCCGCCGGCAAGCCCTCGGGTCTCAAGGAAGCCCAGGTGGTCCTCGCCGATGTGCCCGGTATCCGCTTCTGCGAGTTCAGCGAGCGCGACGTGGTCCGCCATCGGCTGGTGCAGGACATCATCACCGCCTACGACCGCTTCGAAGGTCGCCGCGAGGCGCGGCGGACCGGCAACGATCCCGGGCCCGAGTCGTCGACGTGA
- the ybeY gene encoding rRNA maturation RNase YbeY: MPVSVHRRCGSAAIAAAVRADTRRLVRLLGEAEAELTVSLVGDAAIRALNREYRHADRPTDVLAFAMREGERVAGDDPVLGDVVISLETAARQAQRRRVSLARELRTLLVHGVLHLLGYDHERSAAEARRMRAAERRTMAALEASQSLAPPRRGRKNTAREES, translated from the coding sequence ATGCCGGTCAGTGTCCACCGCCGTTGCGGCAGCGCCGCCATTGCGGCCGCGGTGCGCGCCGATACGCGCCGGCTCGTCCGCCTGCTTGGCGAGGCCGAGGCGGAACTCACCGTCAGCCTGGTCGGCGACGCGGCGATTCGGGCGCTTAACCGAGAGTATCGCCACGCCGATCGGCCGACGGACGTGCTGGCCTTCGCGATGCGCGAAGGCGAGCGAGTCGCCGGCGACGATCCGGTTCTTGGCGACGTGGTGATTTCGCTCGAGACGGCAGCGCGGCAGGCGCAACGGCGGCGCGTGTCGCTCGCTCGCGAGCTACGGACCCTGCTTGTCCACGGAGTGCTGCACCTGCTGGGTTACGATCACGAGAGATCGGCCGCCGAGGCCCGGCGCATGCGGGCGGCCGAACGCCGGACGATGGCTGCGCTGGAGGCGAGTCAGTCCCTTGCGCCGCCGCGGCGAGGCCGCAAGAATACAGCCCGGGAGGAATCATGA
- the prfB gene encoding peptide chain release factor 2 (programmed frameshift) — MTETSIADRIASATARLETLGRYLDVPTRERRIAELDARAAAPEFWNDAEKAQAVLKERADLAAPIAAWRKLGNDVDDARVFAELGAEGDAEAEAEAGAKLSEIEKALDRLELERKLGGEHDPGSAIVTLHPGAGGTEAQDWAEMLLRMYMRWAERRGYKVELVDQAPGEGAGIKYATITVEGPYAYGYLKAEAGIHRLVRISPFDANARRHTSFASVFVYPEIDDEVVVEINEADLRVDTYRASGAGGQHVNKTDSAVRLTHLPTGIVVACQNERSQHKNKSMAMKILRARLYELEQQKQRDKMAELDKSKKDIAFGSQIRSYVLHPYRLVKDHRTSVEVGNADGVLDGDLDTFIEAYLQAAAN, encoded by the exons ATGACCGAGACATCGATTGCCGATCGCATCGCATCCGCCACCGCCCGTCTGGAGACGCTCGGGAGGTATCTT GACGTCCCGACCCGTGAGCGGCGGATCGCCGAGTTGGATGCCCGCGCGGCAGCCCCCGAGTTCTGGAACGACGCCGAAAAGGCCCAGGCGGTTCTGAAGGAGCGTGCCGATCTTGCCGCCCCGATCGCGGCATGGCGAAAACTCGGCAACGACGTCGACGACGCCAGGGTGTTCGCCGAGTTGGGTGCCGAAGGCGATGCGGAGGCCGAGGCGGAAGCGGGTGCGAAGTTGAGCGAGATCGAGAAGGCCCTCGATCGGCTCGAGCTGGAACGGAAGCTGGGGGGCGAACACGATCCCGGCAGCGCGATCGTCACCCTGCACCCGGGGGCGGGCGGAACCGAGGCGCAGGACTGGGCGGAGATGCTGCTCCGCATGTACATGCGCTGGGCGGAACGGCGTGGCTACAAGGTGGAACTCGTGGACCAGGCCCCCGGCGAAGGCGCCGGCATCAAGTACGCCACGATCACGGTCGAGGGGCCGTACGCGTACGGTTACTTGAAAGCGGAGGCCGGCATCCATCGACTGGTGCGGATCTCTCCCTTCGACGCCAATGCGCGCCGCCACACGTCGTTTGCGTCGGTCTTCGTTTACCCGGAAATCGACGACGAAGTGGTGGTGGAGATCAACGAGGCGGACCTGCGGGTCGACACCTACCGGGCCAGTGGCGCCGGCGGCCAACACGTCAACAAGACGGATTCGGCTGTGCGACTGACGCACCTGCCCACCGGAATCGTGGTGGCCTGTCAGAACGAGCGCTCTCAGCACAAGAACAAGTCGATGGCGATGAAGATCCTGCGGGCGCGCCTCTACGAATTGGAGCAGCAGAAACAACGCGACAAAATGGCCGAACTCGACAAGTCCAAAAAAGACATTGCCTTCGGCAGCCAGATTCGCTCGTACGTGCTGCACCCGTACCGGCTGGTGAAGGATCACCGCACCAGCGTTGAGGTCGGCAACGCGGACGGGGTGCTCGACGGCGATCTGGACACGTTTATCGAGGCGTACCTGCAGGCCGCCGCCAACTGA
- a CDS encoding FG-GAP-like repeat-containing protein — protein MRKLLPAVLLWSVIISSGGSALAQITLVPGQAVQVPRRPTYITAADFNGDRLADAVALNPGSNKVTVLFGDAQGTFKTISDFDVARGLEQVQAGDLNNDGRPDIAIVTNFAGGSVYVLYSELNGTFKKAAQLGKTSGRRPVDLAIGDFDRPNGKGNDVATADINSDSVGVFLNFGGQLGFSSPSASQAGDRPQRVVAGDINRDGNDDLVTLNTGASGAESVSVLFSSGTGAFSSPRPFTVGVRTRTLVLADVNRDQALDVLVLNGGISPRTNNFDVSVLLNNNPAPGSTDPLFSTMMPVKVSCPSSIGGIAIFCQPNGIAAGDFDQDGFADFAVSVHTIAQTGSSPTAGLLLAYAGNGDGTFSFATQASVGTRPKGIVAADFNGDLIPDLAVAEEGDRTVRVVHSLPPVKRNLGLPCNLGTQCESTLCLDGVCCNASQCPAGQFCNIPGSEGTCAVPLGNGNACTAGNQCASDNCVGGFCCGSATCPAGQYCNTGSCGPPAPNGTHCATPDQCASSNCVDGVCCASEICPFGARCDIPGSEGVCIGPQPIGNACTSPSQCDSGFCVDGACCGVNSCPLGQSCNVPGSAGGCANIPPASATPTPTATPTSTPTPQPIGAQCSSGTQCVSGACVDGVCCASASCPQGQACNIFGALGSCSALRPDGQECRTDGDCLSGNCQPGTPPVCAAPRTPTPTLTATRTPTPTPLANGQFCLDDSDCQSDFCTDGFCCAARSCPEGQACNIEGREGQCSAPKPTGGQSCNPSEASPCAGGLFCNPESVCCQSATCPQGQRCDITGKEGRCAAPSGSNAECSKNTDCQSGLECRFDATTEKYRCLPPRTPTPTLIPQPTPTKVGGTTITSTRSGGCSIADTGSDSNGAWLLAALPVALGLRRRAIAIVSSRRQ, from the coding sequence ATGAGAAAACTGTTGCCTGCGGTGCTGCTGTGGTCGGTCATCATTTCAAGCGGCGGCTCCGCACTCGCACAGATCACGCTCGTTCCGGGACAGGCGGTCCAAGTACCCCGGCGTCCAACGTACATCACTGCGGCCGACTTCAACGGCGACCGCCTCGCCGACGCGGTCGCGCTGAACCCCGGATCGAACAAGGTGACGGTGCTCTTCGGCGACGCCCAGGGCACGTTCAAGACGATTTCCGATTTCGACGTCGCTCGTGGCCTCGAACAAGTGCAGGCCGGAGACCTCAACAACGACGGTCGTCCCGATATTGCAATCGTCACCAACTTCGCGGGCGGCAGTGTCTATGTGCTCTATTCGGAGCTCAACGGGACGTTCAAAAAGGCCGCCCAGCTTGGGAAGACGTCCGGACGTCGCCCGGTGGACCTTGCCATCGGCGACTTCGATCGTCCGAATGGGAAAGGCAACGACGTCGCCACGGCCGACATCAATAGCGACAGCGTCGGCGTTTTCCTCAATTTCGGCGGACAACTTGGCTTCTCGTCCCCGTCGGCCTCCCAGGCCGGCGACCGGCCGCAACGCGTGGTTGCGGGCGACATCAACCGAGATGGCAACGATGACCTCGTAACGCTCAACACCGGGGCAAGCGGCGCCGAGAGCGTGTCGGTGCTGTTCAGCTCCGGAACAGGCGCCTTCTCCTCGCCGCGACCGTTCACGGTTGGCGTCCGCACGCGCACCCTGGTCCTGGCCGACGTCAACCGCGACCAGGCACTCGATGTTCTGGTGCTCAACGGCGGTATTTCGCCGCGGACCAACAACTTCGACGTATCCGTGTTGTTGAATAACAATCCGGCACCGGGGTCTACCGATCCTTTGTTTTCGACCATGATGCCGGTGAAGGTGAGTTGTCCGTCGAGTATCGGTGGGATCGCGATCTTCTGCCAGCCGAACGGGATAGCGGCCGGGGACTTCGACCAGGATGGATTTGCCGACTTCGCCGTTTCGGTTCACACGATTGCCCAAACCGGATCGAGCCCGACCGCGGGACTGCTGCTCGCTTATGCCGGGAACGGAGACGGCACCTTCAGCTTTGCGACGCAGGCCTCCGTGGGCACGCGGCCAAAGGGCATCGTTGCGGCGGACTTCAACGGCGACCTTATCCCGGACCTTGCCGTCGCCGAGGAAGGCGATCGTACGGTCCGTGTCGTTCACAGTCTGCCTCCGGTAAAGCGCAATCTCGGCCTGCCGTGTAACCTCGGCACCCAGTGCGAATCGACGCTCTGCCTCGACGGGGTCTGCTGCAACGCCAGCCAATGCCCCGCAGGCCAGTTCTGCAATATTCCGGGTAGCGAGGGCACCTGCGCGGTTCCGCTCGGCAACGGTAACGCCTGCACGGCTGGAAATCAGTGTGCCTCGGACAACTGCGTCGGCGGCTTCTGCTGCGGGTCGGCCACCTGCCCGGCCGGACAGTACTGCAACACCGGCAGTTGCGGCCCGCCGGCCCCGAACGGGACGCATTGCGCGACCCCCGACCAGTGCGCGTCGAGCAATTGCGTCGACGGCGTCTGTTGCGCCTCGGAGATCTGTCCTTTCGGAGCGCGCTGCGACATCCCGGGGTCGGAAGGCGTATGCATCGGACCCCAGCCCATCGGTAACGCCTGCACCAGCCCGTCGCAGTGCGACTCCGGTTTCTGCGTCGACGGTGCCTGCTGCGGCGTGAACTCGTGCCCTCTCGGTCAGTCTTGCAACGTGCCCGGCAGCGCCGGTGGATGCGCGAACATACCCCCGGCATCGGCAACCCCTACCCCGACGGCAACGCCCACATCGACGCCGACACCGCAGCCGATTGGAGCCCAGTGCAGTTCGGGAACTCAGTGCGTCTCCGGAGCCTGCGTCGATGGGGTCTGCTGCGCGTCGGCAAGTTGCCCGCAAGGCCAGGCCTGCAACATCTTCGGCGCACTGGGGAGCTGCTCGGCCCTGCGCCCCGACGGCCAGGAGTGCCGCACCGACGGCGACTGCCTGTCAGGCAACTGCCAACCCGGCACCCCGCCCGTCTGCGCGGCGCCCCGAACCCCGACGCCGACTCTCACGGCGACCCGCACGCCGACGCCGACGCCGCTCGCCAACGGGCAGTTCTGCCTCGACGACTCCGACTGCCAGTCCGACTTCTGCACCGATGGCTTCTGCTGCGCCGCCCGCTCCTGCCCGGAAGGCCAGGCGTGCAACATCGAAGGCCGCGAAGGCCAGTGCAGCGCCCCGAAACCGACCGGTGGCCAGAGCTGCAATCCAAGCGAGGCCAGTCCGTGTGCGGGCGGTCTGTTCTGTAATCCCGAGAGCGTCTGCTGCCAGTCCGCCACCTGTCCGCAAGGGCAGCGCTGCGACATAACCGGCAAGGAGGGTCGCTGCGCCGCCCCTTCGGGTTCCAACGCCGAGTGTTCGAAGAACACCGACTGCCAGAGCGGCCTGGAATGCCGGTTCGATGCGACGACCGAGAAGTACCGCTGCCTGCCGCCGCGGACGCCGACGCCGACGCTCATCCCACAGCCGACCCCGACGAAGGTCGGTGGAACGACGATTACGTCGACGCGCAGTGGCGGGTGCTCAATCGCCGATACCGGCAGCGACAGCAATGGCGCCTGGCTGCTCGCCGCATTGCCCGTTGCCCTTGGTCTCCGCCGACGGGCAATCGCGATCGTCAGCAGCCGGCGCCAGTAA
- a CDS encoding matrixin family metalloprotease — MASALHFCGGMKCVAQELIGAALAGSLVLAVHHETARATTFVVMSDDALVATSAVVAVGTVSAIATGADSPDRLHTTIALRVDTQVKGPVREEIVFVEPGGEAAGRRRVVFGAAHFFVGERVLVFLRRRPDGRLATNAMAMGKYSIVRSASGDVARRQLGGEAGAAALTYDARRGVLTAAAAVDQRPLAEFLDELRALAAIAPANDTAPALPDESLPNTGSAAFTFLGPPAARWAEPDAGLPVAYRVDPNGDAGIGRNASLLAVSRAMAALSHAETSLRLVDAGPAVPARFQACDGASTIQFNDPFGEIGAPSNCGGILAIGGYCTSSATTDVPGVPYPMQRIAEGDLTVNDGFGGCGFWTATNLAEVLTHELGHTVGLGHSSENGREADPVLKDATMYYLAHFDGRGAAVRADDIAGLRTLYPAAAPSDGDGDGVADGDDNCPDAVNPEQVDADNDGRGDACDPIRVRSFTIWTDAQGLAVTAQVYFPAGSAFDPGRQSLGIEVRDSTGALYRGAMNARSWRRSASSLPSYSGTLSSSTNDARGRVTFRWLRGNAASITVRASAAALGGATGEQTEMTLTFGNSTFTESLVLERSGEAWVRR, encoded by the coding sequence GTGGCATCCGCGTTGCACTTCTGCGGAGGCATGAAGTGCGTCGCGCAAGAACTCATCGGTGCCGCGCTCGCTGGCAGTCTCGTGCTGGCAGTTCACCACGAGACGGCGCGCGCAACAACCTTCGTGGTCATGTCAGACGATGCTCTGGTTGCCACCTCGGCCGTGGTCGCGGTCGGCACAGTCAGCGCGATTGCAACCGGCGCCGACTCTCCGGATCGGCTCCACACGACAATCGCGCTGCGCGTCGACACGCAGGTCAAGGGGCCGGTACGCGAGGAAATCGTTTTCGTCGAGCCCGGCGGCGAGGCGGCCGGGAGGCGGCGCGTTGTATTCGGCGCCGCGCATTTCTTCGTCGGCGAACGCGTGCTCGTATTTCTGCGCCGGCGCCCCGACGGTCGACTGGCGACAAACGCCATGGCCATGGGGAAGTACAGCATCGTGCGGAGCGCGAGTGGCGACGTCGCTCGGCGTCAGCTCGGCGGTGAAGCGGGCGCCGCCGCTCTGACCTACGATGCCCGGCGTGGGGTCCTGACGGCCGCAGCAGCCGTCGATCAACGTCCGCTGGCCGAGTTCCTCGACGAGTTGCGGGCCCTGGCGGCCATCGCACCTGCGAACGACACGGCGCCGGCGCTGCCTGACGAATCGCTCCCGAACACGGGTAGCGCTGCCTTCACCTTCCTAGGCCCGCCGGCGGCGCGCTGGGCGGAACCGGACGCCGGGTTGCCGGTCGCTTATCGCGTCGATCCGAATGGCGACGCGGGCATCGGAAGAAACGCATCGTTACTCGCGGTAAGTCGCGCCATGGCGGCGCTGAGCCATGCCGAGACGAGCCTCCGGCTGGTTGACGCCGGCCCGGCGGTGCCGGCGCGCTTTCAGGCCTGCGACGGCGCCAGCACCATCCAGTTCAACGATCCCTTTGGGGAGATCGGCGCGCCGAGCAACTGCGGCGGCATTCTGGCCATCGGCGGCTATTGCACCAGCAGCGCCACGACCGACGTGCCGGGCGTCCCCTATCCGATGCAGCGCATTGCGGAAGGCGATCTAACGGTCAACGACGGCTTCGGCGGCTGCGGTTTCTGGACGGCAACGAACCTCGCCGAGGTCCTGACCCACGAATTGGGGCACACCGTTGGCCTCGGCCATTCGTCCGAGAATGGCCGCGAGGCCGATCCCGTGCTCAAGGACGCAACCATGTACTACCTCGCCCACTTCGACGGCCGCGGCGCCGCGGTGCGCGCCGACGACATCGCGGGGCTCCGGACCCTGTATCCCGCCGCCGCGCCGAGCGATGGAGACGGCGACGGCGTTGCGGACGGCGACGACAACTGCCCGGACGCGGTCAACCCCGAGCAGGTGGACGCGGACAACGATGGGCGTGGCGACGCCTGCGATCCTATACGCGTACGTTCGTTCACGATCTGGACTGATGCCCAGGGTCTGGCGGTAACGGCGCAAGTGTACTTCCCGGCCGGTAGCGCCTTCGATCCGGGGCGGCAATCGCTTGGCATCGAAGTGCGCGACAGTACCGGAGCGCTCTACCGGGGCGCCATGAATGCGCGTTCGTGGCGCCGCAGCGCGAGCAGTCTGCCCTCTTACAGCGGCACCCTTTCCAGCAGCACGAACGATGCGCGGGGGCGGGTGACGTTTCGCTGGCTGCGCGGTAACGCCGCGAGCATCACCGTCCGCGCCAGCGCCGCGGCGCTGGGCGGGGCAACCGGCGAGCAGACCGAGATGACCCTGACGTTCGGAAACTCGACGTTCACCGAGTCGCTGGTGCTCGAACGTAGTGGCGAGGCCTGGGTGCGTCGCTAG
- a CDS encoding class I fructose-bisphosphate aldolase has protein sequence MTERVREILGWYSSDNPGTLANLARMMNTGRLAGTGKFVILPVDQGFEHGPARSFAPNPPGYDPRYHFELALTAGCNAYAAPLGFLEAGAAEFAGEIPLILKLNNSDSLYTGADPCPAITGSVDDALRLGCSAIGYTIYPGSAFRNQMYGDLRALAEEAKRKGLAVVVWSYPRGSALSKEGETAIDVAAYAAQIAAQLGAHVIKVKPPSAHLEQGAAKKVYEKERIPTGTLAERVKHVVQSAFAGRRIVIFSGGEAKGDDAVFEEVRGIHAGGGFGSIIGRNSFQRPKSDAVKFLHKVMDIYAGKAA, from the coding sequence ATGACGGAACGTGTCCGCGAGATCCTCGGTTGGTACTCGAGCGACAACCCGGGAACGCTCGCCAATCTGGCGCGAATGATGAATACCGGCCGACTGGCCGGCACCGGCAAGTTCGTTATCCTGCCGGTCGATCAGGGGTTTGAGCATGGCCCCGCGCGCAGTTTCGCGCCGAACCCACCGGGCTACGATCCGCGGTATCATTTCGAGCTGGCATTGACGGCGGGCTGTAACGCTTATGCGGCGCCGCTGGGGTTCCTGGAGGCTGGAGCCGCCGAGTTCGCCGGCGAGATCCCCTTGATACTGAAGCTGAACAACTCGGATTCGCTCTACACCGGCGCCGACCCTTGCCCGGCCATCACGGGCAGCGTCGACGATGCCCTGCGGCTCGGTTGCTCGGCGATCGGATACACGATTTACCCGGGCTCGGCGTTCCGCAACCAGATGTACGGCGACCTGCGCGCCCTGGCCGAGGAAGCCAAGCGCAAGGGTCTGGCCGTGGTCGTGTGGTCGTACCCGCGCGGCAGCGCTCTGTCGAAGGAAGGCGAGACGGCCATCGACGTCGCGGCCTACGCCGCGCAGATCGCCGCGCAGCTCGGGGCGCACGTCATCAAGGTCAAGCCGCCGTCGGCCCACCTGGAGCAGGGTGCCGCAAAGAAGGTGTACGAGAAGGAACGCATCCCCACCGGCACGCTGGCCGAACGCGTCAAACATGTCGTCCAGAGCGCCTTTGCCGGACGGCGGATCGTCATCTTCTCGGGCGGGGAAGCCAAGGGCGACGACGCCGTCTTCGAGGAAGTGCGGGGCATACATGCGGGCGGCGGCTTCGGCTCGATCATCGGCCGCAACTCCTTCCAGCGGCCGAAGTCCGACGCCGTCAAGTTCCTGCACAAGGTAATGGACATCTACGCCGGGAAGGCGGCATAG